The proteins below come from a single Aegilops tauschii subsp. strangulata cultivar AL8/78 chromosome 6, Aet v6.0, whole genome shotgun sequence genomic window:
- the LOC109784006 gene encoding wall-associated receptor kinase 5 translates to MILAVLIAVLLSSPRPGAAAATAMQPRETCLRRCGNIDIPYPFGVGSGCHLETGDWTFSLSCNRTADGRHRLYNYQIEVLDMSVRRGQLRIYSLINPWCYNATTRAMNDQNNWWYNMDITNFRINDALNRFTVIGCNSLAYIRSLNDTADRYMTGCMAMCPGVARLENGSCAGVGCCQTAIPSGLNGYQISFEEKFNTSGTAGFSPCSYAVLLEAAAFDFRTTYITTDEFMAANGRQVPLVLDWAIGNKTCEEAKRNSSAYACVSSNSECVDSKYGRGKGYLCNCSAGYDGNPYLLDGCQDINECQDERYPCSVPDTCVNTIGGYSCVCPEKTSGNAYNGTCEKDKSQIGWEIAIGVSIGVIVLIATASCAYMIYAKRRLAKIKREYFEQHGGLTLFDEMRSRQGLSFKLFTQEELEEATGRFDERNVIGKGANGTVYKGTTKDGDLVAIKKCRLASERQQKEFGKEMLIVSQINHRYIVKLYGCCLEVEVPMLVYKYIPNGTLYRLIHGRREREGPRIPFTARLKVAHQTAEALSYLHSWASPPILHGDVKTSNILLDQDYTAKVSDFGASTLAPTDEAQFVTFVQGTCGYLDPEYMRTCKLTDKSDVYSFGVVLLELLTCRKALNLEELEEEKYLSSQFLLVLGENKLEEMLDPQIKREQSIEVLEQAAELAKRCLEMLGENRPSMREVAEELHRLSKLAQHPWGPPDSAELVELLRGSPSPTTYSGHSGSGVELSSTRNVSFTDTAYIGIQSPR, encoded by the exons ATGATCCTCGCGGTGCTGATCGCCGTTCTGCTATCTTCGCCGCggccgggggcggcggcggcgacggcgatgcAGCCGAGGGAGACGTGCCTGCGGCGGTGCGGCAACATCGACATCCCGTACCCGTTCGGCGTGGGCAGCGGGTGCCACCTCGAGACCGGGGACTGGACCTTCTCGCTCAGCTGCAACCGCACCGCCGACGGGCGGCACCGGCTGTACAACTACCAGATCGAGGTGCTGGACATGTCGGTGCGGCGCGGGCAGCTGCGCATCTACAGCCTCATCAACCCGTGGTGCTACAACGCCACCACGCGCGCCATGAACGACCAGAACAACTGGTGGTACAACATGGACATCACCAACTTCCGCATCAACGACGCCCTCAACCGCTTCACCGTCATCGGCTGCAACTCGCTCGCCTACATCCGCTCGCTCAACGACACCGCCGACCGCTACATGACGGGCTGCATGGCCATGTGCCCCGGCGTGGCCCGCCTGGAGAACGGCTCCTGCGCCGGCGTCGGCTGCTGCCAGACGGCCATCCCGTCCGGCCTCAACGGCTACCAGATCTCCTTCGAGGAGAAGTTCAACACCTCCGGCACCGCGGGATTCAGCCCCTGCAGCTACGCCGTGCTGCTCGAGGCCGCCGCCTTCGACTTCCGCACCACCTACATAACCACCGACGAGTTCATGGCCGCCAACGGCAGGCAGGTGCCGCTCGTGCTCGACTGGGCCATCGGGAACAAGACGTGCGAGGAGGCCAAGCGCAACTCGTCGGCCTACGCCTGCGTCAGCAGCAACAGCGAGTGCGTCGACTCCAAGTACGGACGGGGCAAGGGATACCTCTGCAACTGCTCCGCCGGCTACGACGGCAATCCCTACCTCCTCGACGGCTGTCAAG ATATCAACGAGTGCCAAGACGAACGGTACCCCTGCTCTGTTCCGGATACGTGCGTGAATACCATCGGAGGATACAGCTGCGTTTGCCCTGAAAAGACATCAGGCAACGCATACAACGGAACATGCGAGAAAGACAAGTCTCAGATCGGGTGGGAGATCGCCATTG GAGTCAGCATCGGTGTGATCGTACTGATAGCCACCGCTTCCTGCGCCTACATGATCTACGCCAAACGGAGGCTGGCCAAGATCAAGAGAGAGTACTTCGAGCAGCACGGGGGCCTCACGCTGTTCGACGAGATGAGGTCGAGGCAGGGCTTGTCCTTCAAGCTCTTCACCCAGGAAGAGCTGGAGGAGGCGACGGGCAGGTTCGACGAGCGCAACGTGATCGGCAAGGGGGCCAACGGCACCGTGTACAAGGGAACCACCAAGGACGGCGACCTGGTGGCCATCAAGAAGTGCAGGCTCGCCAGCGAGAGGCAGCAGAAGGAGTTCGGCAAGGAGATGCTCATCGTGTCCCAGATCAACCACCGCTACATCGTCAAGCTCTACGGCTGCTGCCTCGAGGTGGAGGTCCCCATGCTCGTCTACAAGTACATCCCCAACGGCACCCTCTACCGGCTCATCCACGGCCGCCGCGAGCGCGAGGGCCCGCGCATCCCCTTCACCGCCCGGCTCAAGGTCGCCCACCAGACCGCCGAGGCGCTCTCCTACCTGCACTCCTGGGCCTCGCCGCCCATCCTCCACGGCGATGTCAAGACGTCCAACATACTCCTCGACCAGGATTACACGGCCAAGGTCTCCGACTTCGGGGCGTCCACGCTGGCGCCCACGGACGAGGCGCAGTTCGTCACCTTCGTGCAGGGCACCTGCGGGTACCTCGACCCGGAGTACATGAGGACGTGCAAGCTCACCGACAAGAGCGACGTGTACAGCTTCGGCGTCGTCCTGCTGGAGCTGCTCACGTGCAGGAAGGCGCTCAACCTGGaggagctcgaggaggagaaGTACCTCTCGTCGCAGTTCCTCCTGGTCCTCGGGGAGAACAAGCTGGAGGAGATGCTAGACCCCCAGATCAAGCGTGAGCAGAGCATCGAGGTGCTCGAGCAGGCGGCGGAGCTGGCGAAGCGGTGCTTGGAGATGCTGGGCGAGAACAGGCCGTCCATGCGGGAGGTTGCGGAGGAGCTTCATAGGTTGAGCAAGCTGGCCCAGCATCCATGGGGGCCGCCAGATTCTGCGGAGCTAGTGGAACTGTTACGTGGATCACCGTCGCCGACCACGTACTCTGGCCACTCTGGGTCTGGGGTAGAGCTTAGTAGCACTAGAAATGTCAGTTTCACTGACACGGCGTACATAGGAATTCAGTCTCCGCGTTGA